Proteins encoded in a region of the Saccharothrix ecbatanensis genome:
- a CDS encoding nitroreductase family protein yields the protein MDVNPLISQRWSPRAFDGAAEVPTSTMRVLLEAARWAASHGNTQPARFLVGYRGDDTFERIFAALRPGNQSWAGRASVLLVGAVAESDERGPMPNTEFGLGLAVQNLVLQAVELGLVTHQIGGFTPDAVREAFGLPDHVRPVVVIAVGVLGDAEELPEDLRDRERRPRVRKPLTETVFAGHWGNPAFPNP from the coding sequence ATGGACGTCAACCCGTTGATCTCGCAGCGCTGGAGCCCGCGTGCGTTCGACGGCGCCGCGGAGGTGCCGACTTCGACCATGCGCGTGCTGCTGGAGGCGGCCCGGTGGGCGGCGTCGCACGGCAACACGCAGCCCGCCCGGTTCCTGGTCGGGTACCGCGGCGATGACACGTTCGAGCGAATCTTCGCGGCGCTGCGGCCCGGTAACCAGTCGTGGGCCGGGCGGGCGTCGGTGCTGCTGGTGGGCGCGGTGGCCGAGTCGGACGAGCGCGGGCCGATGCCGAACACCGAGTTCGGGCTGGGCCTGGCGGTGCAGAACCTGGTGTTGCAGGCCGTGGAACTGGGCCTGGTCACGCACCAGATTGGCGGGTTCACGCCGGACGCGGTGCGCGAGGCGTTCGGGCTGCCGGACCACGTGCGGCCGGTGGTCGTGATCGCGGTCGGGGTGCTCGGTGACGCGGAAGAGCTGCCCGAGGACCTGCGTGACCGCGAACGACGCCCCCGCGTCCGCAAACCCCTGACCGAGACGGTCTTCGCAGGTCACTGGGGCAACCCGGCCTTCCCCAACCCGTGA
- the leuA gene encoding 2-isopropylmalate synthase — MSTSPDAYASGTSRIRPPARPVPDQPEWNPQRGTSMPVHRYRPFHEQVEAVDLPDRTWPAQRITKAPLWCAVDLRDGNQALIDPMSPARKRKMFDLLVRMGYKEIEVGFPAASQTDFDFVREIIEDGAIPPDVTIQVLTQCRPELISRTFESLRGAGKAIVHFYNSTSVLQRRVVFKSDREGIKKIATDAAAFALAQEKDYPETEFRYEYSPESYTGTELSYALEVCDAVSEIIRPTPAKPLIINLPATVEMATPNVYADSIEWMSRNLARRDSIILSLHPHNDRGTGVAAAELGYLAGADRIEGCLFGNGERTGNVCLVTLGMNMFSQGVDPQIDFSDIDEIRRTVEYCNQLPVAERHPYGGDLVFTAFSGSHQDAIKKGFEALEDAAKAAGQHVDEFPWEVPYLPIDPKDVGRNYEAVIRVNSQSGKGGVAYLMKSEHHLDLPRRLQVEFSRVIQEVTDTQGGEISPKDMWDSFSQEYLDGTVPLKLLRHKVSGDGSGHEKIKAVIVVDDETQEIAGGGNGPIAAFVDALATVGYDVRVLDYFEHAMSSGDDARAAAYLECAVSDRVLWGVGIDSSTVAASLRALVSAINRANR, encoded by the coding sequence ATGAGCACGAGCCCCGACGCGTACGCCTCCGGCACCAGCCGCATCCGGCCCCCGGCCCGGCCCGTCCCCGACCAGCCCGAGTGGAACCCGCAACGCGGCACGTCCATGCCGGTCCACCGCTACCGGCCGTTCCACGAGCAGGTGGAGGCGGTCGACCTGCCGGACCGCACGTGGCCCGCCCAGCGGATCACCAAGGCGCCGTTGTGGTGCGCCGTCGACCTGCGTGACGGCAACCAGGCGCTGATCGACCCGATGTCGCCGGCGCGCAAGCGCAAGATGTTCGACCTGCTCGTGCGGATGGGCTACAAGGAGATCGAGGTCGGGTTCCCGGCCGCGTCGCAGACCGACTTCGACTTCGTCCGCGAGATCATCGAGGACGGCGCGATCCCGCCGGACGTGACGATCCAGGTGCTGACCCAGTGCCGTCCCGAGCTGATCAGCCGGACGTTCGAGTCGCTGCGCGGCGCGGGCAAGGCGATCGTGCACTTCTACAACTCCACGTCGGTCCTCCAGCGCCGGGTCGTGTTCAAGTCCGACCGCGAGGGCATCAAGAAGATCGCCACCGACGCCGCCGCGTTCGCGCTGGCGCAGGAGAAGGACTACCCGGAGACCGAGTTCCGGTACGAGTACTCGCCCGAGTCGTACACGGGCACCGAGCTGTCGTACGCGCTGGAGGTCTGCGACGCCGTGTCGGAGATCATCCGGCCGACGCCCGCGAAGCCGCTGATCATCAACCTGCCGGCGACGGTGGAGATGGCCACGCCGAACGTCTACGCGGACTCGATCGAGTGGATGTCGCGCAACCTGGCGCGGCGGGACTCGATCATCCTGTCGCTGCACCCGCACAACGACCGCGGCACCGGTGTGGCGGCAGCCGAGCTGGGCTACCTGGCCGGCGCGGACCGGATCGAGGGTTGTCTGTTCGGCAACGGCGAGCGCACCGGCAACGTGTGCCTGGTGACGCTGGGCATGAACATGTTCAGCCAGGGCGTCGACCCGCAGATCGACTTCTCGGACATCGACGAGATCCGGCGGACGGTCGAGTACTGCAACCAGCTGCCGGTGGCCGAGCGGCACCCGTACGGCGGCGACCTGGTGTTCACCGCGTTCTCGGGGTCGCACCAGGACGCGATCAAGAAGGGCTTCGAAGCCCTGGAGGACGCCGCCAAGGCCGCCGGGCAGCACGTGGACGAGTTCCCGTGGGAGGTCCCGTACCTGCCGATCGACCCGAAGGACGTCGGCCGCAACTACGAGGCCGTGATCCGGGTCAACTCGCAGTCCGGCAAGGGCGGCGTGGCGTACCTGATGAAGTCCGAGCACCACCTGGACCTGCCGCGCCGGCTGCAGGTCGAGTTCTCCCGGGTCATCCAGGAGGTCACGGACACGCAGGGCGGGGAGATCAGCCCCAAGGACATGTGGGACTCGTTCTCGCAGGAGTACCTGGACGGCACCGTGCCGCTGAAGCTGCTGCGCCACAAGGTCTCCGGTGACGGCAGCGGCCACGAGAAGATCAAGGCCGTGATCGTGGTGGACGACGAGACGCAGGAGATCGCCGGCGGCGGCAACGGGCCGATCGCGGCGTTCGTGGACGCCCTGGCAACCGTCGGGTACGACGTGCGCGTGCTGGACTACTTCGAGCACGCCATGTCGTCCGGTGACGACGCCCGTGCGGCGGCCTACCTGGAGTGCGCCGTGTCCGACCGGGTCCTGTGGGGCGTCGGCATCGACAGCTCCACCGTGGCCGCGTCACTGCGCGCCCTGGTCTCCGCGATCAACCGCGCCAACCGCTAG
- a CDS encoding gluconokinase, with the protein MAEVVLAIDLGTTSTKVIAVDRNAGVVASAEHGYPMRTTPSGEATHDPAEVWGAALQALREVAAQGLDVRALSLTGAMHTLVGLDSSGTPVTPSLSWADNRALEQTARLRGTADGIALHRATGTPIHTMSPLVKLAWFRDQGFSASRWCGLKDFVAWKLTGVLATEHSSASATGLMDLVSLDWHPDALAFAGVRAEQLPSLHAPVDALPLTLDVPGLPAGLPVVLGGGDGPMANLGVGAVVPGVAAVSLGTSGALRVVRSEPAVDEHGRVFCYAIAEGLWVIGGAVSNGGVVAKWAAETFGVDIGELLDEAATVPVGAAGVTALPYLLGERAPWWDADATSALIGLRREHGRAEITRALVEGVSQQLALVLDAVRSVADVHAVRVTGGAFRSDLWATVLASALGLDLELADDSEGSGVGAALVGWRSLGEIPSLTVAADLIKPVKTVAPDPDAVRHYARARPAIDRLYQALRDLD; encoded by the coding sequence ATGGCGGAGGTAGTGCTCGCGATCGACCTGGGGACGACGTCGACCAAGGTCATCGCGGTGGACCGGAACGCGGGCGTGGTGGCATCGGCGGAGCACGGCTACCCGATGCGCACCACGCCCTCCGGTGAGGCGACCCACGACCCGGCAGAGGTGTGGGGTGCGGCCCTTCAGGCGTTGCGCGAGGTCGCCGCTCAAGGGCTCGACGTGCGGGCGTTGTCGCTGACCGGCGCGATGCACACGTTGGTGGGGCTGGACTCGTCGGGCACGCCCGTCACTCCCTCGCTGTCGTGGGCGGACAACCGTGCGCTGGAGCAGACAGCCCGGCTGCGCGGCACCGCCGACGGCATCGCGCTGCACCGCGCCACCGGCACCCCGATCCACACCATGTCGCCGTTGGTGAAGCTGGCGTGGTTCCGCGACCAGGGGTTTTCCGCTTCACGGTGGTGCGGCCTGAAGGACTTCGTGGCCTGGAAGCTCACTGGAGTCCTGGCGACCGAGCACTCGTCCGCGTCGGCGACCGGGCTGATGGACCTCGTGTCGCTGGACTGGCACCCGGACGCGTTGGCGTTCGCGGGCGTGCGCGCCGAGCAGCTGCCGTCCCTGCACGCGCCGGTGGACGCCCTGCCGTTGACCTTGGACGTCCCCGGCCTGCCCGCCGGCCTGCCGGTCGTGCTGGGCGGCGGTGACGGGCCGATGGCGAACCTCGGCGTCGGCGCGGTCGTGCCGGGTGTGGCGGCGGTGTCGTTGGGGACGAGCGGCGCGCTGCGGGTGGTGCGTTCGGAGCCCGCCGTGGACGAGCACGGGCGGGTGTTCTGCTACGCCATCGCCGAAGGGCTGTGGGTGATCGGCGGGGCCGTCAGCAACGGCGGTGTGGTGGCGAAGTGGGCGGCCGAGACGTTCGGCGTCGACATCGGCGAGTTGCTGGACGAGGCCGCCACGGTGCCGGTCGGCGCGGCCGGTGTGACCGCGTTGCCGTACCTGCTGGGCGAGCGCGCGCCGTGGTGGGACGCGGACGCGACGTCGGCGTTGATCGGGCTGCGGCGCGAGCACGGGCGGGCCGAGATCACCCGGGCGCTGGTCGAGGGTGTGTCGCAGCAGTTGGCGCTGGTGCTGGACGCGGTGCGTTCGGTGGCGGACGTGCACGCGGTGCGCGTGACCGGTGGCGCGTTCCGGAGCGACCTGTGGGCGACCGTGTTGGCGTCCGCGCTGGGCCTCGACCTGGAACTGGCCGACGACAGCGAGGGCTCGGGCGTCGGCGCGGCCCTGGTCGGCTGGCGCTCACTCGGCGAGATCCCGTCCCTGACCGTCGCCGCCGACTTGATCAAACCGGTGAAGACCGTCGCCCCGGACCCGGACGCGGTCCGCCACTACGCCCGCGCCCGCCCCGCCATCGACCGCCTCTACCAGGCCCTACGCGACCTCGACTGA
- a CDS encoding TetR/AcrR family transcriptional regulator, translating into MGGVKVDGRVERGEQTRRLILRRAAEIASVEGLEGLSIGRLATELEVSKSGVFAHFGSKEELQLATVRAAAAIFVAQVVEPALTLPPGLARLESLLDGWLAYSENRTFPGGCFFYAVQAEFDARHGRVRDAIAKYGRQWTEYVRETIAAIPEVADPDQLAFELIAFLEMANAQSVLHDDPNAYSRARAAVRKGLAQAGTAASTTRR; encoded by the coding sequence GTGGGCGGTGTGAAGGTCGACGGACGGGTGGAGCGCGGTGAGCAGACGCGCCGGCTGATCTTGCGGCGGGCCGCGGAGATCGCGTCGGTCGAGGGTCTGGAGGGCCTGTCGATCGGGCGGCTGGCGACCGAGCTGGAGGTCAGCAAGAGCGGCGTGTTCGCGCACTTCGGGTCGAAGGAGGAGCTGCAACTCGCGACCGTGCGCGCGGCGGCGGCGATCTTCGTGGCACAGGTCGTGGAGCCCGCGCTCACGCTGCCGCCGGGTCTGGCGCGGCTGGAGTCGCTGCTGGACGGCTGGTTGGCGTACTCGGAGAACCGGACGTTCCCGGGCGGGTGCTTCTTCTACGCCGTGCAGGCCGAGTTCGACGCGCGGCACGGGCGGGTGCGTGACGCGATCGCCAAGTACGGGCGGCAGTGGACCGAGTACGTGCGCGAGACGATCGCGGCGATCCCCGAGGTGGCCGACCCGGACCAACTGGCGTTCGAGCTGATCGCGTTCCTGGAGATGGCCAACGCCCAGTCCGTGCTGCACGACGACCCGAACGCCTACTCACGCGCACGGGCAGCCGTGCGGAAGGGGTTGGCTCAGGCGGGCACGGCGGCGTCCACGACCCGGCGCTGA
- a CDS encoding SDR family oxidoreductase codes for MKIANSVALVTGANRGIGRHFARQLLERGAAKVYATARNPELVDLPGVEVLRLDITDPATVSAAATAAADVTLLVNNAGIITGQNLVTGDPAAIRLEMDTSFYGTLDVIRAFAPVLAANGGGAILNVLSSLSWMSYDGATAYCAAKAAQWSLTNGVRVELAAQGTLVTGLLMGPTDTDMTAGVDLPKNDPADVVRAALDGVEADRIEVLADELVVAIKAALAADPSALYPQVVGV; via the coding sequence ATGAAGATCGCAAACTCGGTCGCCCTGGTCACCGGGGCCAACCGCGGCATCGGCCGGCACTTCGCGCGGCAGCTGCTGGAACGGGGTGCGGCCAAGGTCTACGCGACAGCGCGCAACCCCGAACTGGTCGACCTGCCGGGCGTCGAGGTGCTGCGGCTGGACATCACCGACCCGGCCACCGTCTCGGCCGCGGCCACCGCCGCCGCGGACGTCACCCTGCTGGTCAACAACGCGGGCATCATCACCGGCCAGAACCTCGTCACCGGCGACCCGGCCGCCATCAGGCTGGAGATGGACACCAGCTTCTACGGCACGCTCGACGTGATCCGCGCGTTCGCGCCGGTGCTGGCCGCCAACGGCGGAGGCGCGATCCTCAACGTGCTGTCGTCGCTGTCGTGGATGTCCTACGACGGCGCCACCGCGTACTGCGCGGCCAAGGCGGCGCAGTGGAGCCTCACCAACGGCGTCCGGGTGGAACTCGCGGCCCAGGGCACGCTGGTCACCGGCCTGCTCATGGGGCCGACGGACACCGACATGACGGCGGGCGTCGACCTGCCGAAGAACGATCCCGCCGACGTCGTCCGCGCCGCCCTGGACGGTGTCGAGGCGGACCGGATCGAGGTGCTGGCGGACGAGCTGGTCGTCGCCATCAAGGCCGCGCTCGCCGCCGACCCGAGCGCGCTCTACCCGCAGGTCGTCGGAGTCTGA
- a CDS encoding DedA family protein — MTALAVLFLVAVVPLAPTEAVLIGCGVLAASGDLPLPAVILVATLGCALSDLVNFGVGRTAGMRALTRFGQRPGPRAVVQWTASRLATRGESILVAVRFVPGGGLVGAVLAGALRWPFRRFVPIALVGSGLWSAYTATLGFFGGRIFSDPLVATLVSVGVAMLISVPIGMAVKAAQRRVVDAAVPA; from the coding sequence ATGACCGCGCTCGCCGTGCTGTTCCTCGTCGCCGTGGTGCCGTTGGCGCCCACGGAGGCCGTGCTGATCGGTTGTGGCGTGCTCGCCGCGTCCGGCGACCTGCCGCTGCCCGCCGTGATCCTGGTGGCGACGCTCGGCTGCGCGCTGTCCGACCTGGTCAACTTCGGGGTCGGGCGCACGGCCGGGATGCGGGCGTTGACGAGGTTCGGCCAGCGTCCGGGGCCGCGCGCCGTGGTGCAGTGGACGGCGTCACGGCTCGCCACCCGCGGTGAGTCGATCCTGGTGGCGGTGCGGTTCGTGCCGGGTGGCGGGCTGGTGGGGGCGGTGCTGGCCGGGGCGTTGCGGTGGCCGTTCCGGCGGTTCGTGCCCATCGCGTTGGTCGGGTCCGGGCTGTGGAGCGCCTACACGGCCACGCTGGGGTTCTTCGGCGGCCGGATCTTCAGCGACCCGTTGGTGGCCACGCTGGTCTCGGTCGGGGTCGCCATGCTGATCAGCGTGCCGATCGGGATGGCCGTGAAAGCGGCTCAGCGCCGGGTCGTGGACGCCGCCGTGCCCGCCTGA
- a CDS encoding TIGR03086 family metal-binding protein, protein MDVLDLNRSALDLNLKLMADLEESHLDLPTPCAGWTVYELLRHQVEGTLAFAAAVRGTAPEPAAGEDMVDAYRVAADTATEAFGADGVLEREAEFPGYGIRSGKTLVAGHFVDTLVHVWDLCRAIGVDSTLDTELATAAFRMARHYPMTPDVRGPGAAFALPVDVPEDAPITDRLVGLLGRSPTWSA, encoded by the coding sequence ATGGACGTCCTGGACCTGAACCGCTCGGCGCTCGACCTGAACCTGAAGCTGATGGCCGACTTGGAGGAGTCGCACCTGGACCTGCCGACGCCGTGCGCCGGCTGGACCGTCTACGAACTGCTGCGCCACCAGGTCGAGGGGACGCTGGCGTTCGCCGCGGCCGTCCGCGGCACGGCCCCCGAACCGGCGGCCGGCGAGGACATGGTCGACGCCTACCGGGTGGCGGCCGACACGGCCACCGAGGCCTTCGGGGCCGACGGCGTGCTGGAGCGGGAAGCCGAATTCCCCGGCTACGGCATCCGCTCCGGCAAGACCCTGGTGGCCGGGCACTTCGTGGACACCCTGGTGCACGTCTGGGACCTCTGCCGGGCGATCGGCGTCGACAGCACGCTCGACACCGAACTCGCCACCGCCGCCTTCCGGATGGCGCGGCACTATCCGATGACGCCGGACGTTCGAGGACCGGGAGCGGCGTTCGCGCTGCCGGTCGACGTGCCGGAGGACGCGCCGATCACGGACCGGTTGGTGGGCCTGCTCGGCCGCTCGCCGACCTGGTCCGCGTAA
- a CDS encoding aspartate-semialdehyde dehydrogenase yields the protein MSGPVLALVGATGAVGTVMIDIMNGRESVPWGEIRLIASPRSAGKKITVRGEELTVIALSPEAFDGVDVAMFDVPDEVSAEWAPIAAARGAVAVDNSGAFRMDPDVPLVVPEVNADQISVRPKGIIANPNCTTLSMMAALGALHREFELRELVVASYQAASGGGQAAIDRLYAEISALAGKDVGVRAGDVRETLEAAGLPVSDSPFPAPLALNVVPWAGSLKDDGWTSEELKVRNESRKILGIPELKVSATCVRVPVVTTHSLAVHATFAREVTVEQAHKLFEEQPSLVLVDDPAALKFPTPADVVGGDPTYVGRVRQALDFPNTLDFFVCGDNLRKGAALNTYEIAEELVTRL from the coding sequence ATGAGCGGACCGGTCCTGGCTCTTGTGGGAGCTACGGGTGCCGTGGGCACCGTCATGATCGACATCATGAACGGCCGCGAGTCCGTGCCGTGGGGCGAGATCCGGCTGATCGCGTCACCGCGCTCGGCGGGCAAGAAGATCACCGTGCGCGGCGAAGAGCTGACCGTGATCGCCCTGTCGCCCGAGGCGTTCGACGGCGTGGACGTGGCGATGTTCGACGTGCCGGACGAGGTGTCGGCCGAGTGGGCGCCCATCGCCGCCGCGCGCGGTGCGGTCGCCGTGGACAACTCGGGCGCGTTCCGGATGGACCCCGACGTGCCGCTGGTGGTGCCCGAGGTGAACGCGGACCAGATCTCCGTGCGGCCCAAGGGGATCATCGCCAACCCGAACTGCACGACGCTGTCGATGATGGCCGCTCTCGGCGCGCTGCACCGGGAGTTCGAGCTGCGCGAGCTGGTCGTGGCGTCCTACCAGGCGGCGTCCGGCGGCGGGCAGGCGGCGATCGACCGGCTGTACGCGGAGATCTCGGCGTTGGCGGGCAAGGACGTCGGCGTGCGCGCGGGCGACGTGCGGGAGACGTTGGAGGCCGCCGGTCTGCCGGTGTCCGACTCGCCGTTCCCCGCGCCGTTGGCGCTGAACGTGGTGCCGTGGGCCGGTTCCCTCAAGGACGACGGGTGGACCAGCGAAGAGCTGAAGGTCCGCAACGAGTCCCGCAAGATCCTGGGCATCCCGGAGCTGAAGGTGTCCGCGACGTGCGTGCGCGTGCCCGTGGTGACGACGCACTCGCTGGCGGTGCACGCGACGTTCGCCCGTGAGGTGACGGTCGAGCAGGCGCACAAGCTGTTCGAGGAGCAGCCGTCGCTGGTGCTGGTGGACGACCCGGCGGCGCTGAAGTTCCCGACGCCGGCGGACGTCGTCGGCGGCGACCCGACCTACGTCGGCCGGGTGCGGCAGGCGCTGGACTTCCCGAACACGCTCGACTTCTTCGTGTGCGGCGACAACCTGCGCAAGGGCGCGGCGCTGAACACCTACGAGATCGCCGAGGAGCTCGTCACCCGCCTGTAA
- a CDS encoding MFS transporter codes for MNVAPYLAVFRTPRVPGFMLLMLLARVPATAAGMTVTMHVLLALERGYGASALVGAVSTVGIAVGSPLMGHLVDRRGLRAMLIVSMAGEGVFWFVAPLLSYEVLLVTAFFSGIVVMPVMSLGRQILTALVPDDRRRTALAMDSMAVEVAFMAGPALGVALTTQASSRTAMWTIGVSMVVIGAVLWVVDPPVRSEGESRVPVPRREWLDGRMLGVLISAGGATFVLSGVEVAVVAVMRELDLTSWTGAVVVVMCVASLVGGFLYGGLNRVPPLWALMGVMGLLAIPIGLLAWSPWLLSLALIPTNFLCAPTITATGEAITKYAPASARGVAMGLQGSAFTLGVALGAPVTGFVIDLSSPAWGFVVAGVGAVLIAAGTVVLSRRAATSVEVA; via the coding sequence GTGAACGTCGCTCCGTACCTCGCTGTCTTCCGCACCCCTCGCGTGCCCGGCTTCATGCTGCTGATGCTGTTGGCACGGGTGCCGGCGACGGCCGCGGGCATGACGGTCACCATGCACGTCCTCCTCGCCCTGGAACGAGGTTACGGCGCATCGGCCCTGGTCGGGGCGGTCAGCACGGTCGGGATCGCGGTCGGTTCGCCGTTGATGGGCCATCTGGTCGACCGGCGCGGCCTGCGGGCGATGCTGATCGTGTCGATGGCCGGCGAGGGCGTCTTCTGGTTCGTCGCGCCGCTGCTGTCGTACGAGGTCTTGCTGGTCACGGCGTTCTTCTCGGGCATCGTGGTGATGCCGGTCATGTCGCTGGGCAGGCAGATCCTCACCGCGCTCGTGCCGGACGACCGCAGGCGCACCGCGTTGGCGATGGACTCGATGGCCGTGGAAGTCGCGTTCATGGCCGGCCCGGCGCTCGGTGTCGCGCTCACCACGCAGGCGTCGAGTCGGACCGCGATGTGGACGATCGGCGTGTCGATGGTGGTGATCGGCGCGGTCCTGTGGGTGGTGGACCCGCCGGTCCGCAGCGAGGGCGAGAGCCGGGTGCCGGTGCCGCGCCGGGAATGGCTGGACGGTCGGATGCTCGGCGTGCTGATCAGCGCGGGCGGCGCCACGTTCGTGCTGTCGGGGGTCGAGGTGGCGGTGGTGGCGGTGATGCGCGAGCTGGACCTCACGTCGTGGACCGGCGCGGTGGTCGTGGTGATGTGCGTGGCGTCGCTGGTCGGCGGGTTCCTCTACGGCGGCCTGAACCGCGTGCCGCCGCTGTGGGCGTTGATGGGCGTGATGGGGTTGCTGGCCATCCCCATCGGCCTGCTCGCCTGGTCGCCGTGGCTGCTGTCCCTGGCGTTGATCCCGACGAACTTCCTGTGCGCGCCGACGATCACGGCGACCGGTGAGGCGATCACGAAGTACGCCCCGGCGTCCGCGCGCGGTGTGGCGATGGGCCTTCAGGGGTCGGCGTTCACGCTGGGCGTCGCGTTGGGCGCGCCGGTGACCGGGTTCGTGATCGACCTCTCGTCACCGGCGTGGGGATTCGTGGTGGCGGGCGTCGGCGCGGTGCTGATCGCGGCCGGCACGGTGGTGCTCAGCCGCCGTGCCGCCACGTCAGTCGAGGTCGCGTAG
- a CDS encoding aspartate kinase, producing MALVVQKYGGSSVGSAERIKRVAERIVATRKAGNDVVVAVSAMGDTTDELLDLARQVSPVPPAREMDMLLTSGERISMSLLAMAISSLGAEARSYTGSQAGVITTSVHGKARIIDVTPSRIQDALSEGAIAIVAGFQGVSQDSKEITTLGRGGTDTTAVALAAALKADVCEIYTDVDGVFSADPRIVPNAKRLATITYEEMLEMAACGAKVLMLRCVEYARRYGVPVHVRSSFSNKPGTIVSGSVEDLTVEQAMITGVAHDRSEAKVTVTAVPDLPGMAARIFRVVAEAELDIDMVVQNVSQAVSGRTDVTFTLPKDDGPRAVAALEKARGEIGFDQVLYDDHVGKVSLVGAGMRSHPGVIAQFCEALASAGVNIEIISTSEIRISVVCRDTQLDDAVRALHDAFELGGDEAAVVYAGSGR from the coding sequence GTGGCGCTCGTCGTCCAGAAGTACGGCGGTTCCTCGGTCGGGAGCGCCGAGCGGATCAAACGGGTGGCCGAGCGCATCGTCGCGACCCGCAAAGCGGGCAACGACGTCGTCGTCGCCGTCTCCGCGATGGGCGACACGACCGACGAGCTGCTCGATCTCGCTCGTCAGGTGTCCCCGGTGCCGCCCGCCCGTGAGATGGACATGCTGCTCACGTCCGGCGAGCGCATCTCCATGTCGCTGCTGGCGATGGCGATCAGCTCGCTGGGCGCCGAGGCGCGCTCGTACACCGGCTCGCAGGCCGGCGTGATCACCACGTCCGTGCACGGCAAGGCGCGCATCATCGACGTGACGCCCAGCCGCATCCAGGACGCGCTGTCCGAGGGCGCCATCGCGATCGTCGCGGGGTTCCAGGGCGTCAGCCAGGACAGCAAGGAGATCACCACGCTCGGCCGCGGCGGCACCGACACCACCGCGGTGGCGTTGGCGGCCGCGCTGAAGGCCGACGTCTGCGAGATCTACACCGATGTGGACGGCGTGTTCAGCGCCGATCCGCGCATCGTGCCGAACGCCAAGCGGCTGGCGACCATCACCTACGAGGAGATGCTCGAAATGGCGGCGTGCGGGGCCAAGGTGCTCATGCTGCGCTGCGTCGAGTACGCCCGCCGGTACGGCGTTCCGGTGCACGTCCGATCTTCGTTCAGCAACAAGCCCGGGACCATCGTGTCCGGGTCAGTGGAGGACCTTACCGTGGAACAGGCGATGATCACCGGCGTCGCGCACGACCGGTCCGAGGCCAAGGTGACCGTGACCGCGGTGCCCGACCTGCCCGGCATGGCGGCGCGCATCTTCCGCGTGGTGGCCGAGGCGGAACTCGACATCGACATGGTCGTGCAGAACGTCTCGCAGGCCGTGTCCGGCCGCACCGACGTGACGTTCACCCTGCCGAAGGACGACGGGCCGCGCGCCGTGGCGGCGTTGGAGAAGGCGCGCGGGGAGATCGGTTTCGACCAGGTGCTCTACGACGACCACGTGGGCAAGGTGTCGTTGGTCGGCGCGGGCATGCGTTCGCACCCCGGTGTGATCGCGCAGTTCTGCGAGGCGCTCGCGTCGGCGGGCGTCAACATCGAGATCATCTCCACGTCGGAGATCCGGATCTCGGTCGTCTGCCGCGACACGCAGCTGGACGACGCCGTGCGGGCACTGCACGACGCGTTCGAGCTGGGCGGCGACGAAGCGGCTGTTGTGTACGCGGGGAGTGGACGATGA